A section of the Roseivirga sp. BDSF3-8 genome encodes:
- a CDS encoding S8 family serine peptidase: MRKTGTTCMLSFIRPFVLITCIILLAFSATSARQSLTDKWLKFADRETQAEAGQENNDWWIKTRGPIPPQQMKEAGLELLRKLDDQHFIVRANQATLIYQGDIANYYPARPEWKLSPSLLESHKSVAPYSVDSYILRVSDIEAFKLALSNLVPEARILHTYEPSGTVVISTTSVSLLEKVLTLPSVRFADKQTVSPVEEASVIDLNLIPNRVNAVWSAYPELTGRDILISVKERAFTDSDIDLTGRSVESGVEASQTSPHATEMATIIGGAGNSFIKGKGVVWQTNLTSSNFEPTLPDAEALYETLGITIQNHSYGTEIEHYYGAEAEAFDASVIATPELVHVFSSGNSGTIEVTAGTYAGIPGFANLTGELKMAKNILTVGAVDLEYIPQELVSRGPAYDGRVKPELVAYSTFGSSNSAAIVSGVAAMVQQTAIDMGQSVPSSDLVRAYLINSAIDVHTPQVDYLTGYGNVNALRAVEEYRKSMNLQASVTDGSMVSETVMIPAGATNLKISLVWNDPPALPNANVAIVNDLDLKVIKDGETWLPWTLNHTPDADALAQPATRGADHLNTIEQVTIEAPEAGSYTISVSGYDVPKGPQAFSVVYQYDEAGRFQWTNPTLQDNFPYDGESPSYFRWDTNLTGSATIEMSFDDGATWETVATDVNLSDGFYQVERPEGHGKATARLTTAYGDIFTTDTFTIGDVLNTRVGFNCADSVMLRWENLPEAEAYRVLSAQGTFLDTVTVTADTAIILYKPNYDTRKFAIQPIYEGGKGGLKTSAFDYAFQGVECFVVNLIPRSLPEQGIELTLNLGTSYGVQGVTFSQQNYDANIEPLGTVNSVQGDSVVFLDDAPLPGPNLYTATIRFQNGETLTAGPVLSYYISDIEVLVFPNPVQRGAELSIYTKEFEGEYGSVSVFNTQGQLMYKEPIISTVKIVPTERFTPGLYLYKVEVAGTVKTGRVLIQ; this comes from the coding sequence ATGAGAAAAACCGGCACTACGTGTATGTTGAGCTTCATCAGACCATTCGTCTTAATCACCTGTATTATTCTCCTCGCTTTTTCCGCTACTTCAGCCCGGCAGTCACTAACAGATAAATGGCTGAAATTTGCTGACAGGGAAACCCAGGCAGAAGCCGGCCAGGAAAATAATGATTGGTGGATAAAAACCAGAGGCCCAATTCCCCCCCAACAAATGAAAGAGGCAGGCCTGGAACTTCTAAGAAAGCTGGATGACCAACACTTTATAGTAAGAGCTAACCAGGCTACACTAATCTATCAGGGGGATATTGCAAACTATTATCCGGCCCGCCCTGAATGGAAGCTATCGCCTTCTCTTCTCGAGAGCCATAAGAGTGTGGCCCCTTATTCAGTAGACTCCTACATTCTTCGGGTATCAGATATTGAGGCATTCAAATTGGCATTAAGTAACCTGGTGCCGGAAGCCCGTATACTTCATACCTATGAACCATCTGGAACTGTAGTGATTAGCACGACCTCCGTGTCCCTGCTTGAAAAAGTACTTACACTGCCAAGCGTCAGATTTGCGGACAAGCAAACTGTCAGTCCTGTGGAAGAGGCTTCTGTTATTGACCTTAATCTTATACCTAACCGGGTAAATGCTGTATGGTCTGCCTACCCTGAGCTTACAGGCCGGGACATACTTATATCAGTAAAAGAAAGGGCCTTCACCGATTCAGACATCGACCTGACCGGAAGGTCCGTTGAATCAGGTGTAGAGGCATCGCAAACCAGCCCTCATGCCACAGAAATGGCGACTATAATAGGAGGCGCCGGCAATTCATTTATTAAAGGTAAAGGCGTGGTCTGGCAAACTAATCTGACCTCCTCTAACTTTGAGCCAACCCTTCCGGATGCTGAGGCTTTATATGAAACCCTGGGTATTACTATACAGAACCATAGCTATGGTACTGAGATAGAGCATTATTACGGGGCTGAGGCCGAAGCTTTTGATGCCAGCGTCATTGCCACACCAGAGCTTGTTCATGTTTTTTCATCTGGTAACAGCGGCACCATAGAAGTTACAGCAGGGACCTATGCCGGTATCCCCGGGTTTGCTAATCTAACCGGCGAGCTGAAAATGGCTAAGAATATCCTGACAGTGGGAGCGGTGGACCTTGAGTACATTCCCCAGGAACTGGTGAGCAGAGGCCCCGCCTATGACGGGCGCGTAAAGCCTGAGCTGGTAGCTTACAGTACCTTTGGCTCATCTAACTCAGCCGCTATAGTATCAGGCGTGGCTGCCATGGTGCAGCAGACAGCAATTGACATGGGGCAATCAGTTCCTTCATCAGACCTGGTTCGTGCCTATCTGATTAATAGTGCAATCGATGTGCATACCCCGCAGGTAGATTACCTCACTGGTTATGGCAATGTCAATGCGTTGCGGGCTGTGGAGGAATATAGGAAGTCTATGAACCTGCAGGCCAGTGTAACGGATGGCAGCATGGTTTCAGAAACTGTCATGATTCCGGCCGGCGCTACCAATCTGAAGATATCATTGGTTTGGAATGACCCCCCTGCCCTGCCAAACGCCAATGTAGCCATAGTAAATGACCTGGACCTGAAGGTAATAAAAGATGGCGAAACGTGGTTGCCCTGGACACTGAATCATACACCTGATGCGGACGCCCTTGCTCAACCTGCCACACGTGGAGCTGACCACCTTAACACAATAGAGCAGGTAACGATTGAAGCCCCTGAGGCGGGTAGCTATACAATAAGTGTAAGCGGATATGATGTCCCGAAAGGCCCCCAGGCGTTTTCAGTAGTCTACCAATATGATGAAGCAGGCCGTTTTCAGTGGACGAATCCTACCTTACAGGATAATTTTCCCTATGATGGGGAGAGCCCGTCCTACTTCCGATGGGACACCAACCTGACAGGGTCAGCCACGATAGAAATGAGCTTTGACGATGGCGCAACATGGGAAACAGTCGCCACAGACGTGAACCTTTCGGATGGGTTTTACCAGGTAGAACGACCTGAGGGGCACGGAAAGGCCACAGCGCGGCTTACCACAGCATACGGAGATATTTTCACAACAGACACATTTACTATTGGTGATGTGCTGAATACCCGGGTAGGGTTTAATTGTGCCGATTCGGTTATGCTCAGATGGGAAAACCTGCCCGAAGCAGAGGCCTATCGCGTACTAAGCGCTCAAGGGACGTTTCTGGACACAGTTACAGTCACAGCCGACACAGCCATTATTCTATATAAACCAAACTACGATACCAGAAAATTTGCCATTCAGCCAATCTATGAAGGAGGTAAAGGAGGACTAAAGACCAGTGCTTTTGATTATGCTTTTCAGGGAGTGGAATGTTTCGTGGTTAACCTTATTCCCAGAAGCTTGCCAGAGCAGGGCATAGAACTTACGCTAAATCTCGGTACTTCATATGGTGTACAGGGGGTAACATTTTCGCAGCAGAACTATGATGCAAACATCGAGCCTCTAGGCACTGTAAATAGTGTACAAGGTGATTCGGTGGTATTCCTGGACGACGCCCCCCTCCCGGGTCCGAACCTGTATACTGCGACTATACGATTCCAAAATGGCGAGACACTTACTGCAGGACCGGTACTCTCCTACTATATCTCAGATATAGAAGTGCTCGTGTTTCCTAATCCGGTCCAGCGTGGTGCCGAGCTTAGTATTTACACAAAAGAGTTCGAAGGCGAATACGGTTCGGTATCTGTCTTCAATACCCAGGGACAATTGATGTACAAAGAACCCATCATTTCCACGGTGAAGATTGTACCTACAGAACGGTTCACTCCAGGCCTGTACCTGTATAAGGTAGAAGTGGCTGGTACGGTCAAAACCGGAAGAGTCTTAATTCAGTAA